The proteins below are encoded in one region of Micromonospora sp. DSM 45708:
- a CDS encoding HhH-GPD family protein, which translates to MTEPTFATQVSRWYERNARDLPWRKPGIGAWAILVSEVMLQQTPVVRVVPAWEAWLARWPEPRALAEDTPAEAIRMWGRLGYPRRAVRLRECAVAVVERHGGVVPDRLDQLLALPGVGTYTARAVAAFAYGQRHPVVDTNVRRVVCRAVAGEPDAGPTTRPADLVATEELLPVEPAAAALASAAFMELGAVVCTARTPRCAVCPVESTCAWRASGQTAPAGPTRRPQRYAGTDRQVRGLLLAVLRDTSGPVPHQRLDQVWHDDVQRARALAGLVTDGLVEPVGAESFRLAGDGPPVPLP; encoded by the coding sequence ATGACTGAGCCCACCTTCGCCACCCAGGTCAGCCGGTGGTACGAGCGCAACGCCCGTGACCTGCCCTGGCGCAAGCCCGGCATCGGCGCCTGGGCGATCCTGGTCAGCGAGGTCATGCTCCAGCAGACCCCGGTGGTCCGGGTGGTGCCGGCCTGGGAGGCGTGGCTGGCCCGCTGGCCGGAGCCGCGTGCGCTGGCCGAGGACACCCCGGCCGAGGCGATCCGGATGTGGGGCCGGCTCGGCTACCCCCGCCGGGCGGTACGCCTGCGCGAGTGCGCGGTGGCCGTCGTGGAACGGCACGGCGGCGTGGTGCCCGACCGGCTGGACCAGTTGCTGGCGCTGCCCGGCGTGGGCACGTACACGGCCCGGGCGGTGGCCGCGTTCGCGTACGGGCAGCGGCACCCGGTGGTCGACACCAACGTCCGGCGGGTGGTGTGCCGGGCGGTCGCCGGTGAGCCGGACGCCGGCCCGACCACCCGGCCCGCCGACCTGGTCGCCACCGAGGAACTGCTGCCGGTCGAGCCGGCCGCGGCGGCCCTGGCCAGCGCCGCGTTCATGGAACTCGGGGCGGTCGTCTGCACCGCCCGCACGCCCCGCTGCGCGGTGTGCCCGGTCGAGTCCACTTGTGCCTGGCGGGCGTCCGGGCAGACCGCCCCGGCCGGGCCGACCCGCCGGCCGCAGCGCTACGCCGGCACCGACCGGCAGGTACGCGGCCTGCTCCTGGCGGTGCTCCGGGACACCAGTGGACCGGTGCCGCACCAGCGGCTGGACCAGGTCTGGCACGACGACGTGCAGCGGGCCCGGGCGCTGGCCGGGCTGGTCACCGACGGACTGGTGGAACCGGTGGGCGCGGAGTCCTTCCGGCTGGCCGGCGACGGCCCCCCGGTCCCCCTCCCCTGA
- a CDS encoding glycine cleavage system transcriptional repressor: MNELAITVIGRDRPGIVADVAEALARLGANLTDSTMTRLRGHFAMTLICVGPTAADVEAALAPLAADGYLLATVRAVAPDGASVPAGEPYVLAVHGADRMGIVAAMTRVLADAGGNVTDLSTRLTGSLYVVVAEVELPPGSSDEVAGRLTRAAAELGVGVSLRPADSDLL, from the coding sequence ATGAACGAGCTCGCGATCACCGTCATCGGCCGGGACCGGCCGGGCATCGTCGCCGACGTCGCGGAGGCCCTCGCCCGGCTCGGCGCGAACCTCACCGACTCGACGATGACCCGGTTGCGCGGCCACTTCGCGATGACGCTGATCTGCGTGGGCCCGACCGCCGCCGACGTCGAGGCCGCGTTGGCCCCGCTCGCCGCCGACGGGTACCTGCTGGCCACCGTGCGCGCGGTCGCCCCGGACGGCGCCAGCGTGCCCGCCGGTGAGCCGTACGTGCTCGCGGTGCACGGCGCGGACCGGATGGGCATCGTGGCGGCGATGACCCGGGTGCTGGCCGACGCCGGCGGCAACGTGACCGATCTGAGCACCCGGCTGACCGGCTCGCTCTACGTGGTGGTCGCCGAGGTGGAGTTGCCGCCGGGCAGCTCGGACGAGGTGGCCGGGCGGCTCACCCGGGCGGCGGCCGAGCTGGGTGTCGGCGTCAGCCTCCGCCCGGCGGACTCGGACCTGCT
- a CDS encoding ATP-dependent Clp protease ATP-binding subunit, with amino-acid sequence MFERFTDRARRVVVLAQEEARMLNHNYIGTEHILLGLIHEGEGVAAKALESLGISLEGVRQQVEEIIGQGQQAPSGHIPFTPRAKKVLELSLREALQLGHNYIGTEHILLGLIREGEGVAAQVLVKLGADLNRVRQQVIQLLSGYQGKEPAAAGAAPGEAAPSTSLVLDQFGRNLTQAAREGKLDPVIGREKEIERVMQVLSRRTKNNPVLIGEPGVGKTAVVEGLSQKIIKGEVPETLKDKQLYTLDLGALVAGSRYRGDFEERLKKVLKEIRTRGDIILFIDEIHTLVGAGAAEGAIDAASILKPMLARGELQTIGATTLDEYRKHLEKDAALERRFQPIQVGEPSLAHTIEILKGLRDRYEAHHRVSITDAALVAAATLADRYISDRFLPDKAIDLIDEAGARMRIRRMTAPPDLRDFDERIAQVRRDKESAIDAQDFERAAQLRDKEKQLLGQKAQREKEWKAGDLDVVSEVDDEQIAEVLGNWTGIPVYKLTEEETSRLLRMEDELHKRVIGQEDAVKAVSKAIRRTRAGLKDPKRPSGSFIFAGPSGVGKTELSKALAEFLFGSEDALIQLDMSEFHDRYTVSRLVGAPPGYVGYDEGGQLTEKVRRRPFSVVLFDEIEKAHPDVFNTLLQILEDGRLTDGQGRIVDFKNTVIILTTNLGTRDVAKAVSLGFQASEDSESNYDRMKQKVNDELKQHFRPEFLNRIDDTIVFHQLREIEILSIVDIMIQRIEGQLRNKDMGLELTDNAKKYLAKKGFDPVLGARPLRRTIQRDIEDNLSERILFNELTPGQIVVVDCEGDPENIDKSKLVFRGADRPDAVPDAVPADLGAAATGADDAAA; translated from the coding sequence ATGTTCGAGCGGTTCACCGACCGAGCGCGACGGGTTGTCGTCCTGGCCCAAGAAGAGGCCCGGATGCTCAACCACAACTACATCGGCACGGAGCACATCCTGCTGGGCCTGATCCACGAGGGTGAGGGTGTCGCGGCAAAGGCCCTGGAGAGCCTCGGCATCTCCCTGGAGGGCGTCCGTCAGCAGGTCGAGGAGATCATCGGCCAGGGCCAGCAGGCGCCGAGCGGGCACATCCCGTTCACGCCGCGGGCCAAGAAGGTGCTGGAGCTGTCGCTGCGCGAAGCGCTCCAGCTCGGCCACAACTACATCGGCACCGAGCACATCCTGCTCGGCCTGATCCGTGAGGGCGAGGGCGTGGCCGCCCAGGTGCTGGTCAAGCTCGGCGCCGACCTCAACCGGGTCCGCCAGCAGGTGATCCAGCTGCTCTCCGGCTACCAGGGCAAGGAGCCGGCCGCGGCGGGCGCCGCGCCGGGCGAGGCCGCGCCGTCGACCAGCCTCGTGCTGGACCAGTTCGGCCGCAACCTGACCCAGGCCGCCCGCGAGGGCAAGCTCGACCCGGTCATCGGGCGCGAGAAGGAGATCGAGCGGGTCATGCAGGTGCTGTCCCGCCGCACCAAGAACAACCCGGTGCTGATCGGTGAGCCCGGCGTCGGCAAGACCGCCGTGGTGGAGGGGCTGTCCCAGAAGATCATCAAGGGCGAGGTGCCCGAGACGCTGAAGGACAAGCAGCTCTACACGCTCGACCTCGGCGCCCTGGTGGCCGGTTCGCGTTACCGCGGTGACTTCGAGGAGCGCCTCAAGAAGGTGCTCAAGGAGATCCGCACCCGCGGCGACATCATCCTGTTCATCGACGAGATCCACACCCTGGTCGGCGCGGGCGCCGCCGAGGGCGCGATCGACGCCGCCAGCATCCTCAAGCCGATGCTGGCCCGCGGCGAGCTGCAGACCATCGGCGCCACCACGCTCGACGAGTACCGCAAGCACCTGGAGAAGGACGCCGCGCTCGAGCGCCGCTTCCAGCCGATCCAGGTGGGTGAGCCGTCGCTGGCCCACACCATCGAGATCCTCAAGGGCCTGCGGGACCGCTACGAGGCGCACCACCGCGTCTCGATCACCGACGCGGCTCTCGTGGCCGCCGCGACCCTCGCCGACAGGTACATCTCCGACCGGTTCCTGCCGGACAAGGCGATCGACCTGATCGACGAGGCCGGTGCCCGGATGCGCATCCGCCGGATGACCGCGCCGCCGGACCTGCGTGACTTCGACGAGCGCATCGCCCAGGTGCGCCGCGACAAGGAGTCCGCGATCGACGCGCAGGACTTCGAGCGGGCGGCTCAGCTCCGCGACAAGGAGAAGCAGCTCCTCGGCCAAAAGGCCCAGCGGGAGAAGGAGTGGAAGGCCGGTGACCTGGACGTCGTCAGCGAGGTCGACGACGAGCAGATCGCCGAGGTGCTCGGCAACTGGACCGGCATCCCGGTCTACAAGCTGACCGAGGAGGAGACCTCGCGCCTGCTGCGCATGGAGGACGAGCTGCACAAGCGCGTCATCGGCCAGGAGGACGCGGTCAAGGCGGTCTCGAAGGCGATCCGGCGTACCCGGGCCGGCCTGAAGGACCCGAAGCGCCCGTCCGGCTCGTTCATCTTCGCCGGCCCGTCCGGCGTCGGTAAGACCGAGCTGTCCAAGGCGCTCGCCGAGTTCCTCTTCGGCAGCGAGGACGCCCTCATCCAGCTGGACATGTCCGAGTTCCACGACCGCTACACGGTCTCCCGGCTGGTGGGTGCCCCTCCCGGCTACGTCGGCTACGACGAGGGCGGCCAGCTGACCGAGAAGGTGCGCCGCCGGCCGTTCTCGGTGGTCCTCTTCGACGAGATCGAGAAGGCCCACCCGGACGTGTTCAACACGCTCCTCCAGATCCTGGAGGACGGGCGTCTCACCGACGGCCAGGGCCGGATCGTGGACTTCAAGAACACGGTCATCATCCTGACCACCAACCTCGGCACGCGCGACGTCGCCAAGGCGGTCTCCCTGGGCTTCCAGGCCTCGGAGGACTCCGAGTCGAACTACGACCGGATGAAGCAGAAGGTCAACGACGAGCTCAAGCAGCACTTCCGGCCCGAGTTCCTGAACCGGATCGACGACACCATCGTCTTCCACCAGCTGCGCGAGATCGAGATCCTCTCGATCGTGGACATCATGATCCAGCGGATCGAGGGCCAGCTGCGCAACAAGGACATGGGTCTGGAGCTGACCGACAACGCCAAGAAGTACCTGGCGAAGAAGGGCTTCGACCCGGTGCTGGGCGCACGGCCGCTGCGTCGCACGATCCAGCGCGACATCGAGGACAACCTGTCCGAGCGGATCCTCTTCAACGAGCTGACCCCGGGTCAGATCGTGGTGGTGGACTGCGAGGGCGACCCGGAGAACATCGACAAGTCCAAGCTTGTCTTCCGGGGCGCGGACCGGCCGGACGCCGTGCCGGACGCGGTCCCGGCGGATCTCGGCGCCGCCGCCACCGGCGCGGACGACGCCGCCGCGTAA